Below is a genomic region from Methylobacterium sp. FF17.
GGCTACGGCCACGGCGGTGGTTACCGGAGAAGCCACGGCGGCGGGCATGGCTACGGCCACGGTGGGGGGCACCGTCGTGGTCACGGCGGCTACGGGCACGGTGGTGGCCATGGCGGTCACCGCGGTGGCCATTACTAAGGCCCGTACTCTCGGTCGTCCGGCGGAGCCTGCTTAGGCGCAGGATCTGCCGGAGGACATAGCGAGCCTCGATAAAACTTCGCGGTCTTGGCCTCGCCGGGAAGGCGCGCTCTGCTCCGCCCCCGGGAAGGCTGGTCGGCCGATGCGGATATCAGTCGTTCCAACCGTAGCAAGCGAAGTGCCCTCGGCCGTGACCATGGTGCTCGCAATCATGGCTGTGGCGGATCGAGTGATGGTCGAGGTGATTGTCCTCGTGCGCGATGTGGTCGCATTCGGCGTCGGACCGAACACATCCGAGGTACCTTCGATGAACGTGATGGTGATGATGCTGGATCAGAGTCAATCCCGGCATCATTTGCTTCTGATTTCCTGCTCCGTGCGTTCAGAAATCAGTCCTTCCAAACTCGCTGGAAAGGGCGGGACCCATGAAGCCAATTGCGATGAGACACCCAAGGACAGAATAACGAAGCTTCATTGCGTAACCTCGTGATGGCAGCGCCAGAATGAGACTATGGTTTAGATGCCACAAGGGGTTTTTCTTGTAAATTGCTTCGAGCTATGCTGGCTCGTAGGGACCGAACCCAAAAGGTCGAACCGGGTAACGGACCGTGGGAACAGCCCCCCCGGAGCGATGGGGAGTTACCATATATCACCTTCTGTGCTGCCACATATCCATCGCCTACTAACAACCTTTGAGGTGCCCAGCGCGTCCACTACCGGGGACAAATCCTGCACACTTACGGGGCTAAGCTCACAAGGATGGCTTCATCGTTGTCGAGGGGCACTGCCTCTAAGACAGGATTGCCAAGGCTCAAAAGGGTATCTCGCAGCAGAACCATCCACATGATGTGCCCCTCGATAACGGGCATGCGCTCGTGCCCCGAGGCGATGATGTCGAACGACTCCTGGATCGTCCGGTCCCTCAGGGATTCCGGGATGCAGCCCGAGCGCATCCACATGGGCGGGATGCGATCGGGGCAGCCGGGGTGCTTACAAATCGCCCGCAGGATACCCTGGATTACAGGCCGGGCAGCTTCAGCGTGCTGTTCAAGCACGAGCCGGCGCCGCGCGCCCTTTGCCGGGATCGGCAGCATCAGGCGGCCATTGTTGTGCTCCTCGTAGATCCTGTCTGTCGTGGGGATCCAGAAGCGCCGATCTTTTCCCCTGCCGGCCGTGCCGAGACATCCGTACAAAAGAGCACCGCGCGCATGACAGGCTGCCTGGAGAGCCTTGCTGGCGTCTCGGACGCTGTAGCCCACGCTCCGCAAGGCCCGCCAGGACATCCACCCGTCTATAAATTCGGGGATGTCCATCTGCCCCTGCCGGCGTCCTTGGCCTCCGAAGATCTCGCGCACGTCGAGTTCGATTAGAAACGGCGACGTCAGGCGGGGCTCGATCTTCGTCCACCCGTACTCGAAGATCTCGATTGCCTCGTCACTGTTGATGCGCCTGCGTGCCATAGCAGCCTCGGGCCTTGGGTTGGGACAGAGCGACGGTGGGGACGACGCTTGCGAGCGTCGGAATGCCGTACGCTGTCCAGATGGCTAAGCCGCGCAGAATGCTCGACATCGAGCGCGCATCGAGAACATAGCGGCGGGGCGATCGAGCCCGTCCTGCAGGGCATGGACACAAGGTCGTCCTCAACAGCGTGGAGGTTCTTAACGAAGCCAGACGGTGGGGTCCTAAGCAGAGCCATGCTTTCGAGGATTCAAGTGGCTTCAGGCGAACAGGCGTCCTCAAGCAGTCCGCGGCTTTGTGAGGCGTTCGATTGGTGAGACAAGCAAAGCAGGCTCGGCAGTCGTAGTAAATTCTTGATCGCTTTGCCCGAGAGGACGCCCGGAACTAGGAGAAGGCGAACTTACGGCCGTATGGTCAACTTACAGTTGAGGAAGGAGAGCCATTGCGAGAGGCCAACTGGATGACGAATGAGCATGTCAGGCACCGAACCATTTTGACGAACTCTATTTGAACCGAGTGGTGCGTGGGCATGCCCCTGGGCCCGGCGTGGGTCTCGTTCGAGGGCGACATCTCGCATAGAATACAAAAGTACGGCTTAAGATCTAGAACATGAGCGATTGCAGGGCCTCAGCATCGTCGTCACGCACTGGTTCGACGCGAAAACCGACGCCCACAACCATTTCTCGAAGAGCCTTAAATAGAGACGGCTTTTTCTCAAAAAAGCAGCCTTTATTTCCAGCTAGGATTGAAACTTGTTGAGCACAAGCCCAGTCACCACCTCGCCACTTTAACGTTGGCAAATAAACACCGCCGACCGTCAAAACTAAGCCAACGCTCTCTCCCTCGGGCGTCACTCCGGGAATTCGACAATCCCATGCCATTTCGATTTTTTTCAATATGAATCGCTTTGAATCGATCGAAAATCTAGAATTGATAAAGAGCGGATGGCGCTCGACTCGCTCGACCCCGTGCTGCCAATACGACAATCTACCGCCTAGCCTGGGTTCAACGTTGTAGATCAGATGGCCAGACTCAATGCAGACTTTTGGGAGTGGGATACCAGTGATTTGATCAGGGTCTTCCAGGTCTGTCTGCTCAACTCTGTATTTTCTATAATTAATAGGTCGAAGTGCAGGCGCGCGTTTAATCATGAATATCGCATCATTCAGTGCACTACGGAACGAACATGCTGCGGATTCGCGGCAATGTACGCTCGTCCATAAGGAGTTGCTGCCTGCCGCATGTTTTCGACAGCTTGTTTCCCACCATCATTCTGCTGTTCCCTCCTGTGATGTCGGGATGCGGCCGAGTCCCCGAAAGCGATATCTAAGAAGCGCGCATCCATGTATGAAGCAACGAAGAAAGCAGTTAATCTTAGTGTTCTCTGCAGTACCACCGGCTTCTCATTTTTGGAGCTGCCATCCGTCTCCACAACCTTCAAATCAAACCCCGATCCATCAAGGACAGGAGCTCCTGTAATGACATACAGAGCGCCTTGATGTGGTGCATCATCAGAAGGAACGATCGCAAAAACAGCATCGTTGTGTCTAATCTTACTATTGATAAACTTAACTTGCTGAGCAGGACCCAAAGCAGACAAAGCTACCTCGTTCTCACGAGCCTTTTCTATCATGTCTAAGGTGAAATCTTCGATCTTATTGGCCATTGGGTCCGTGGGAGGCTGAGTCAAAGCTGATGCTAAAAAAGTTTTTAGCACAAATGCCGGCTCGCGATAGGGGCCAAAAAAATATATCCACAGGCTTGCGTGTCTGCCTGTCCATGCCAGTCGCATGCGATTAAGACCTTGGAGAAGCTACAACACTCACCCAAAGCATCCTAAATAGACGTGCCGCAGAAAATTAGGTTGCTGGATATAAATGATCTAGGCACGTGAATAATATTGTATTTGTGTAGAAGTGATAGCCGTTCACAGATTAGGCATGCGAAATAGCAAACCCGAACCAAACTTCAGGTATTGGATCCAATTTATATGAGCTCAAACCGCCCCTTACCCGGTAGTGTCGAAGCGAAAATTAGACGAGCACCTAAAGTTAATATATCTAATCTCAACGATGAACAGCGCATACTTCGAGAGCACGTGTTGAGCCTTGGGAAGCAAGCTTTTGGAGAGCGCTGGCTCTCTCCAATGGCCGCTGCTTTGTCGAAAGAGACCGGCCGCCGCATTTCGGTGTCTCAGGTTGCTCAGTGGCAAAGTGGCGAGAGGCCAGTGCCGATTGTTTTGGTTCCAAGCTTAAACGTCATCGCACACGATGCAGTAAGGCATCTATTGCACCGAGCGGATGAAATAAAAACTCGGTGGCTTGATGCAAATGATTGGGATATTAGTCTTGATATGAAACCTCTTGTTGTCCATCTTCAAAACAAAGGGGGAAAATAGCAGATCGATCCTACGATGTAGTTTTAATTCTTATTGAAGTTGCCTTACTCTATGAATAGATTACAGGTCTCAGCAACTAAATGCTTACGTAACGACTAGCCGCGCTCGCTTTGTAGCGTAAGTCATTCTCGTAGTCTGGCTTTATGGGGCGGCTGAGACACGAGGATCTGTCGCACGCGGGGCAACCGGCTTTCCACGTCCCTACGGGGCTTGGCTAGGACTTGCAGGCGCTTGCCGGCAGCGCGGAGGAGGTTCGAACCGAACGAGAAACCTGAGGAGGATGCAGGCAGTTGTTCCTGTCTTCCATATGCGCGTCGCAGGCGCGAACGGGCGGAACATACACCGTCCGGCATCGTGGCCGATAAGGCCTCAGCTATTTCCTGGGCCGGACGACCCTCCGCGGGCACAGGCTTCCATTACCGGGACGCAGTGTTGTGAACCGCACCGGGTTTCCCGGAGGCTCCAACTCTTGAGAGGATGGAGCCATGACGAAGCGAACCCCACCCTATTCCCCCGAGGTCCGTGCCCGCGCGGTGCGGATGGTGCTGGACCACCAAGGCGAGCATGCCTCGCAATGGGCGGCGATCAATTCGATCGCGGCCAAGATCGGCTGTTCGGGCGAGACGCTCCGGAACTGGATCCGGCAGTCCGAGCGTGACACGAGACAGCGGGGCGGCCCGAGCACGGACGAGCGCGAGCAGATCAAGGCACTGGAGCGCGAGAACCGCGAGCTGCGACAGGCCAACGAGATCCTCCGGAAGGCCAGTGCGTATTTTGCGATGGCGGAGCTCGACCGCCCTTTCAAGCGATGAAGGCGTTCATCGACGAGCACCGCGATGCCTACGGGGTCGAGCCGATCTGCAAGGTCCTGCCGATCGCCCCGTCGACGTACCATGCCCATGCCGCGCGGCGAGCCGATCCCGGTAAGCTACCGGCACGAGCGAGGAGTGACGCGGCGCTGATGGTCGAGATTCGGCGTGTGTTCGAGGCGAACTTCCACGTCTACGGCGTGCGCAAGGTCTGGCGGCAGCTCGGCCGGGAAGGGATCGTGGTGGCTCGGTGCACCGTGGCGTGGCTGATGCGGGCGATGGGACTGAAGGGTGTCGTGCGGGGCAAGACGGTCCGGACGACGATCCCCGATCCGGCAGCGAAGTGCCCGCTCGACCGGGTCAACCGACGGTTCAAGGCACCGCGCCCCAACGCCCTATGGGTCAGCGACTTCACCTACGTGGCGACCTGGTCCGGCTTCGTCTACGTGGCCTTCGTGATCGACGTCTTCGCCCGCCGCATCGTCGGCTGGCGGGTCTCTCGGACGGCTCACGCTGCCTTCGTGCTGGATGCCTTGGAGCAAGCCCTGCACGAGCGTCGTCCCGTCCAGGGCGGCGGGCTCGTGCACCACAGCGACAGGGACTCGCAATACCTTGCGCTGCGCTACACCGAGCGGCTCGCCCAGGCTGGTGTCGAGCCGTCCGTCGGCAGCGTTGGCGACTCCTACGATAATGCCCTCGCGGAGACGATCAACGGCCTGTTCAAAGCCGAGGTAATCCATCGGCGTGGACCATGGCGGTCGTTCGAGGCCGTCGAGTTCGCCACCCTCGAATGGGTCGACTGGTTCAACACCCGTCGTCTGCTCGAACCGATCGGGAATATCCCTCCCGCCGAGGCCGAAGCACGCTACTATGCCCAGGCAGAGGTGCAAACCTTGGCAGCCTGAATCAAACCCAATAGCCTCCGGGAAACCCGGTGCGGTTCATCTGGGGCGTATAGGTTCCGTGTGTCGCGGTGACGCACCGCTCAGGTCAGTCCGCTTTTTTGGCTTGTAGCCGCCACGGAAGCCTTCTGGCGCACGCACGATGCCCAAGGCGCCTTTACGCTTCTCCTCCGTAGCCAGCCGGGCAGCATCGACGATCGCCCGTCAACGTTCGGCGTGACCTGCGTTCGGAGGGACCGCGGCGCGGAATTACGACCTCCTGGCAGGCAGGGCCGCCGCGCCCTTCGCGCCCTGCCCACACGTGACGACCGGATGGGATCGATCCGGCGTCTCCGAGGGGTTTCTCGAAGGCGCCGGCCGATCGTTCAGAAGCCCGGTCCCGTGAGATCATCGTCCTCAAGCGGCACCGAAGCCGTCTTCATGGTCGAGCTTCGTTTGACGGGTCGGCGCCTCACAAAGCGGGGCTGCGGAGCCCGCGCGACGAACCCCACGTCCAGGCCGAAGGCACTGCCGATGCGTCGAAGGGTCTCGACGGTCGGGTTGGCTTCCCCGCGCTCGATCTCCGCCAGTTGCCGCCGGGTCAATCGCACCATGCCAGCGAACTCCTCCTGGGAGAGGCCGAGCGCATGTCGCATCTCCCCAACCGCACCGG
It encodes:
- a CDS encoding helix-turn-helix transcriptional regulator, with protein sequence MAERVRNGTLALPGAVGEMRHALGLSQEEFAGMVRLTRRQLAEIERGEANPTVETLRRIGSAFGLDVGFVARAPQPRFVRRRPVKRSSTMKTASVPLEDDDLTGPGF
- a CDS encoding IS3 family transposase (programmed frameshift) translates to MTKRTPPYSPEVRARAVRMVLDHQGEHASQWAAINSIAAKIGCSGETLRNWIRQSERDTRQRGGPSTDEREQIKALERENRELRQANEILRKASAYFCDGGARPPFQAMKAFIDEHRDAYGVEPICKVLPIAPSTYHAHAARRADPGKLPARARSDAALMVEIRRVFEANFHVYGVRKVWRQLGREGIVVARCTVAWLMRAMGLKGVVRGKTVRTTIPDPAAKCPLDRVNRRFKAPRPNALWVSDFTYVATWSGFVYVAFVIDVFARRIVGWRVSRTAHAAFVLDALEQALHERRPVQGGGLVHHSDRDSQYLALRYTERLAQAGVEPSVGSVGDSYDNALAETINGLFKAEVIHRRGPWRSFEAVEFATLEWVDWFNTRRLLEPIGNIPPAEAEARYYAQAEVQTLAA